In the Chloroherpetonaceae bacterium genome, one interval contains:
- a CDS encoding flippase-like domain-containing protein has translation MLKQIIKYSVSLVIAGVFFWLAFKDFTQSDLEKLWQMITGANYSWLTVTVAIMVLSHIIRAWRWGVLLSTVKEKMSLLNLFYATMIGYAVNMVLPRVGEVTKSVNLARQEKLDAKKVLASVVIERILDTLMFAFLLAVSAFFFRTKINGAFGEVKLWGLNVSFEIATYLILLASVALLTAFAILSLYPEKIAGWAETVLAKRSKKWAERIANALRAFIEGTASLKNRAKYAEIVASSLVIWVLYLLGMLLPFYALSMQERYALGVMEALTTLSISGFGQLITPAGAGTYQYACQITLEKVFDVARVEASGFALITFALQTLTNASLGMIAFLAQAKEEAGVRAEQAIASEKPVA, from the coding sequence ATGCTCAAACAAATCATCAAGTATAGCGTCTCGCTCGTTATAGCAGGTGTATTCTTTTGGCTAGCCTTCAAAGATTTTACACAAAGTGACCTTGAAAAGCTCTGGCAGATGATCACAGGAGCAAATTACAGCTGGCTAACTGTCACAGTGGCAATAATGGTGCTAAGCCACATCATTCGGGCGTGGCGCTGGGGCGTTTTGCTTTCTACGGTCAAAGAAAAAATGAGCCTACTGAATCTCTTCTACGCAACAATGATTGGCTATGCGGTCAATATGGTCTTGCCACGAGTTGGAGAAGTAACGAAGTCAGTAAACCTTGCACGCCAAGAAAAGCTCGACGCCAAAAAAGTGCTGGCTTCTGTTGTGATTGAGCGCATTTTGGATACGCTGATGTTTGCGTTTCTTTTAGCCGTCTCTGCTTTCTTTTTTCGCACAAAGATAAACGGCGCCTTTGGTGAAGTAAAGCTTTGGGGATTGAATGTGTCATTTGAGATTGCAACCTACCTCATCTTGCTGGCATCGGTAGCGCTGCTTACTGCGTTTGCAATACTGTCGCTCTACCCTGAGAAAATCGCAGGCTGGGCGGAGACAGTATTGGCGAAGCGCTCGAAGAAGTGGGCAGAGCGTATTGCCAATGCTTTACGGGCCTTCATAGAAGGCACAGCCTCGTTGAAAAATCGTGCCAAGTATGCAGAAATTGTTGCCTCGTCGCTAGTTATCTGGGTGCTTTACCTACTTGGAATGCTGCTACCATTTTATGCGCTCTCAATGCAGGAACGTTATGCACTGGGCGTCATGGAAGCCCTCACGACGCTAAGCATTTCAGGCTTCGGACAACTGATTACGCCAGCAGGTGCGGGGACTTACCAATATGCCTGTCAAATCACGCTGGAAAAAGTCTTTGATGTGGCGCGTGTAGAAGCATCTGGCTTTGCCTTGATTACCTTTGCGCTGCAAACTTTAACAAATGCCAGCTTAGGCATGATAGCGTTCCTTGCACAGGCAAAAGAAGAAGCGGGCGTCCGTGCAGAACAAGCAATTGCAAGCGAAAAACCAGTGGCATAA
- a CDS encoding glycosyltransferase family 2 protein, translating into MIDTIQKHSRKKKSEHKTLPSVDVIIPHFNGVEILDKCLASLEKTRYANFLVTIVDNGTVDESIKLALEKYRSIRVISAGRNLGYAGGCNFGFRHTEGKYVIFLNNDTEQEPDWIEHLVEVAESDERIAALQPKLRSMQAKLRGEKVFDYAGAAGGMLDMLGYPYALGRVFNAVEPDHGQYDESRDIFWASGAAMMVRRKAIEQVGAFDDDFFAHMEEIDLCWRLKIAGYRIVSVPKAVVYHYGGATLAAGNPRKIYLNHRNNLMMIIKNASWSRLLWLLPVRVLLELAALIYYQRYASEYVRYVWRALWWNVQHFIKNIAKRRAVQKTRTQSDRDIFKHSGGLVVLRKVLLGR; encoded by the coding sequence TTGATAGACACGATTCAAAAACATAGCCGCAAGAAAAAAAGCGAACACAAGACGCTGCCAAGCGTAGATGTGATTATCCCGCACTTCAACGGTGTGGAAATTTTAGACAAGTGCTTAGCCTCGCTGGAGAAAACCCGCTACGCAAACTTCTTAGTTACAATTGTCGATAACGGCACAGTTGACGAAAGTATCAAGCTAGCACTGGAGAAGTATCGTAGCATTCGAGTCATCAGTGCAGGGCGAAATTTGGGCTATGCAGGTGGATGCAATTTTGGCTTTCGGCACACAGAAGGGAAGTATGTGATTTTCCTCAACAACGACACAGAGCAAGAACCCGACTGGATTGAGCACTTGGTTGAGGTGGCAGAGAGTGATGAAAGGATTGCGGCCTTGCAGCCCAAGCTGCGCTCCATGCAAGCCAAGCTACGGGGCGAAAAAGTATTTGACTACGCTGGGGCGGCAGGCGGAATGCTGGATATGCTGGGCTATCCATATGCATTGGGGCGAGTTTTCAATGCAGTTGAACCTGACCATGGTCAGTATGATGAATCTCGGGATATTTTTTGGGCTTCAGGGGCGGCAATGATGGTGCGGCGAAAAGCCATTGAGCAGGTCGGTGCCTTCGATGATGATTTTTTCGCCCATATGGAAGAAATTGATTTATGCTGGCGACTAAAAATTGCAGGCTACCGCATTGTTAGCGTGCCAAAGGCGGTGGTCTATCACTATGGTGGGGCAACACTGGCAGCAGGCAATCCCCGAAAAATCTACCTCAATCACCGAAACAACCTGATGATGATTATCAAGAATGCGTCATGGTCGCGCTTGCTATGGCTGCTGCCAGTTAGGGTGTTGCTGGAACTGGCTGCGCTGATTTACTACCAGCGCTATGCTAGCGAGTATGTGCGCTATGTCTGGCGGGCGCTCTGGTGGAATGTGCAGCACTTTATAAAGAACATTGCCAAACGTCGAGCCGTGCAAAAAACGCGCACACAAAGCGACCGTGACATTTTCAAGCACTCAGGTGGCTTAGTGGTTCTAAGAAAAGTTCTGCTAGGCCGATAG